The nucleotide window GAAAGACTTGTTCCTTATTTTAATGTCAATGATATATACATTGTGACAACTGAGGATTTAATCAAGCCTGTCAGAGAGATAGTTCCCGAGATTGATATGCTTAATTATATTGTCGAACCAGTAGGGAAGGATACTGCAGCCAGTATTGCCTTATCTACCCTTCTAATAACTCATTATAGACATCAGGATGTTAATTTAGCGATCTTTCCTGTTGATCACTTTATAACAGAAAAGGATAAGTTTTATACTGCTCTTAATAATGCCTTTGCAGCTATTGTAGAAGAACAGACCCCTGTTATCATAGGCATAAACCCTAAACGTAATGAGAGTCGCTATGGTTATATTTGCGCCAAAAAGGAGCTGGGGAAAACTGATGATTCTGAAATCTATAGTGTTAAACAATTTAAGGAAAAACCTGATAATGCATGGATTGAAAAGAATAAAAATAACTGCCAATTATTTTGGAATACAGGCATTTACATTTTTCCCAGTAAAAGAATAATGATATTACTGAAGAAATTGATGCCCGGGTTGTATAAATCAATACAAGAGATAACCGAAAGTATCGGTACATTAGAAAAAGGAGAGGTTATTAAGGAACAGTTTCAGAAAATGGAATCAATCTCTTTCGAGTATGGTGTATTAGAAAAAATTGATGAATTAGTAGTTGTTGATGGACAATTCAGCTGGGAAGATATTGGCTCCTGGAATGCTATAGAGTCCTTTTTGCAGCATGATGCTGATGGAAATATTATTCAGGGTGAACATACAGGAATAGATACTGAACGATGTATTATTATCAATGACAAGGGAATCACTGTTACTATTGGCTTATCTGATATGGTAGTTATTAATAATGGTCCTATTCAGCTAATTTATCCAAAAGACAGGGAAGGAGATCTCAAAAATATAATCAATCAAATGTCAAAAGACAGCCAATTCAAAAAGTATCTCTAAAATTAAATATCCAGAACACCAAAAAATCCATAAAATTTTAATAAATATTTTAATAAGAAAAAATTATATGTAGCAAATATAGCCAGGCAATAGAAGGAGGGTTATCGATTGAAAAACAATTATCTTTTTACTTCAGAGTCAGTAACTGAAGGTCATCCGGATAAAATTGCTGATCAGATTTCTGATGCAATTCTTGATGATTTATACAGACAGGACAAGGAATCCAGGGTAGCTGTGGAAACATTAGTTTCAACGGGTTTAGTATTGGTAGCAGGACAGATCAGCACAAATGGTTATGCGGATATTACCAAAGTTGTTCGTGATACAATAAGAGAAATTGGCTATACCCGGGCAAAATATGGTTTTGACTGTGATACCTGTGCGGTACTGACTTCAATTGAAGAGCAATCACCGGACATAGCTCTGGGTGTAAATTGTGCCTGGGAAATCAGGGAAGAAAAAAGTGTTCCCGAAAAAGACCGGATCGCATCTACCGGTGCCGGTGACCAGGGAATGATGTTTGGTTACGCCTGTCGGGAAACACCCGAACTTATGCCGATGCCAATATCATTGGCTCATAAGCTTACCAGTAAGCTTGCTTATGTAAGAAAGAAAAAAATAATACCATACTTAAGACCTGACGGTAAATCCCAAGTGACAGTTCAGTATCTGGATGGTAAACCCCAGAGGATAGAAGCAATTGTCATTGCTGCTCAACATCATCCAAATGTAAAATTAGAGATTATCAGGGATGATATTATTGAAAATGTCATAAAAGAGGTTATTCCTGAAAAATATATTGATAAAAATACCAAATATTATATAAATTCTACTGGTAGATTTGTAGTAGGCGGACCGCAGGCTGATACCGGACTTACCGGCCGTAAAATAATTGTTGATACATATGGTGGAGTCGGTAGCCATGGCGGTGGCTGTTTTTCCGGAAAAGATCCTACAAAAGTAGACCGTTCTGGAAGTTATATTGCCAGGTATATTGCAAAAAATATCGTGGCTGCTGGTATCGCTGAAAAATGCGAAATCGAAATAGCTTATGCCATTGGGGTAGCAAATCCCATATCGATAATGGTAGATACATTCAATACAGGGAAAATACCACAACCACAGATTATTGATATAATCAAAAGACATTTTGATTTAAGACCTGCCGCAATTATTGAAACTCTTAAGTTAAGAAGACCTATATATAAACAAACAGCTGCATATGGCCATTTCGGTAGAGAAATAGAGGATTTTACCTGGGAAAAATTAGATAAAGTCGATGATTTAAAAGGAGAAATATAGAAAACAATCATTAAAGTCTAATTTACCAGTTAAAAATTATAATGGGAGGTATGGAAATGAATATTAATGAACTGCTAAAACAAACTAACGATTTGGAAGCTTCTGATTTGCATATTACAGTAGGAGTCCCTCCTACACTGAGAATTAATGGTTTCCTGTCTACCCTTGATTATCCCCAGTTGAAAGAAACTGATACCTATGAAATGCTTTACAGTATAATGAATGATGAACAGAAAAAAAAGTTTGAAAAAGTTAAGGAAATTGATTTTTCTGTGGAATTAAGGAATGTTGCCCGTTTTCGTGTAAATGTTTTTCTGCATAGAAGAGGGATAGGGGGAGCTTTTCGTTTAATTCCGGATAAGATTAAATCTTTGGAAGAATTAGGATTACCCGGGAGCTTAGAAGATTTTACAAAAAAGTCAAAAGGCTTGATTTTGGTAACCGGGCCTACCGGAAGTGGTAAGTCAACAACAATTGCAAGTATGGTTGACCTTATTAATGAGAATAATAGGTTGCATATTATAACAATAGAGGATCCTATTGAATTTATTCATAAACATAAAAACTGCATAATTGACCAAAGGGAAATAGGCTTGCACACAAATTCTTTTTCTTACGCTCTCAGAAGTGCCTTAAGAGAAGATCCGGATGTTATCCTGGTGGGTGAAATGAGAGATTTAGAAACAATAGCCATGGCAGTTACTGCAGCAGAAACCGGCCATTTGGTCTTTTCAACTTTACATACCAACAGTGCTGCCGAAACCGTAGAAAGGATTATTGATGTTTTTCCTACACATCAGCAAAGACAAATAAGAGTTCAATTAGCAGAATCATTGCGGGCAGTTATATCACAGACACTGGTACCTAATATTGATGAAACCTGTAGAGTACCAGTGGTAGAAATAATGCAAGCCAATCCTGCTATTCGAAATATTATCCGGGAAGAAAGAATCCACATGATTCCATCTACTATTCAGAGTTCCAAACAACAGGGAATGCAGTCAACAGATCAATGTCTACGGGAGTTATACCATAATCATATAATTTCCAGAGAAGTAGCGTTATCAAAAGCTGTTGATCAAAAATATGTAGTGTCTTATTAGTTTAGAATTTCAAACATTATTTAGACCCATAAATTATGTTAATTAATCGAGGTAAATGCATGTTAAAAAAAGATAATAAAAAATTAGGGGAACTATTGTTAGATTACAAAATGATTTCTCATGAAGATTTATCAAGAGCATTGAAGATGCAAAAGGAAAAAAATAAAAGAATTGGAGAAACGTTAATTGATTTAAAGATGGTAACACAGGATCAAATAAACTGGATATTGAGTAAACAGCTTGATATTCCATATGTTCAAATAGAAAAAGGACAACTGGACATGGATTTGTTGAGAAAATTTCCTGAATATTTAGTAAAAAACTATAATCTAATTCCTTTAATTGAAATAGAAGGTAAAGTAGTTATAGCTATGGCTGATCCTACTGACAGTGAAGCTATCGATAAAATAAAAAATATAGTGGACCAGAAAATTGAAATAGCTTTTGCTTCATTCCGTAATATACTGGACATACTTGGATATATTGAAAAAGAATATCCTTCTATATGGCAAAATGCCAAAAATAATTAAATCATATAAATAGCAATATAAACAGCAAATAAGGAGTTAAGAATGGACTATAAAATTCAAGATATTTTGATTCAGGCAAAAGAAAAAGGTGCATCAGATGTTCACTTGAATATAGGAATCCCCCCGGTTTTCCGCTTGAACGGCAAGATGACCAAAACAGAATTTCCTGTTTTGAAGCCTGAAGATGTACATAAAATGATATACAGTATAATATTCGAAAAACAAAAAAAGGATTTTGAAAAAGATAAACAGCTTGATTTTTCATACGAGATAGAAGGTGTTTCCAGATTCCGTATTAATATTTTTCGGCATCGTTTAGGAGAAGCAGCAGTTATCAGACTTATCCCCACAGAGATATTATCTGTTGAGCAATTAGGATTACCTGATGTGATAACAACCTTAACAGAAAAGGATAAAGGAATAGTATTAGTTACCGGCCCAACTGGTAGCGGAAAATCTACAACACTCGCAGCATTGATTGACATTATAAATATAAAACGATATGAACACATTATTTCTATTGAAGATCCGATAGAGTTTATTCATCAGCATAAAAATTGTGTTATTTCTCAAAGAGAAATTGGAGAACATGCAGATTCTTTTGCCAGTGCCTTAAGAGTTGCATTAAGAGAAGATCCTGATGTTATACTGGTTGGGGAGATGAGGGACCTGGAAACAATATCAATGGCCCTCAGAGCAGCAGAAACAGGACATCTGGTATTTTCAACCTTGCATACCAATAGTGCTGCTGATACTATTGAGAGAATTATCAATGCTTTTCCCGCTCATCAGCAGGGTCAAGCCCGTCTGCAGTTGGCTGGTTCGATTGAAGCAGTAATTGCCCAAACTCTTATCCCGACAGCTGATGGACAGGGAAGAATAGCGGCGATGGAGTTAATGCTGGCAACACCGGCTATACGTAATTTAATAAGAGATGAAAAGATACATCAAATACCATCAACTATCCAGATAAGTAGAAAAATTGGAATGCAAAGCCTGGATCAGTCTTTAAAAGACCTGTTAATGCAGGGTAAAATTACCCGCGAGGCTGCTATAAAAAAGGCACTAAATAAAAACGCTTTTATTGAATATGCAGGGCTTTAGGATTTTTTTTGACTTTTTATTCTAAATTATATAAAATATCAAGATAATCAGATATAAAAATATTTTAAATAAAGTTATAGATTTACCGGGAAAAGTAAATTGCCGTTTTGGCAGTTGAAAGACAACCCGAGTATCATTTTGTATAATTATGAAATGATAATAGTAAACAGTCTATACGTTTAACGCGTTAAGTGTAAGAGTCGAATGGTGATATTCTGCCATTAAACAGGGTGGCACCGCGAAATTGTTTTTCGTCCCTGATAATATTTTCAAAATATTATCAGGTTTTTTATTTTTGGAATCAAATTTAATTTTAATATAACTGAATATAATAAAAGGAGCTTAAAGTGTTATCAAGAGCACCCAAAGGAACCAATGACATATTACCAAATCAGATAGATTATTGGTACTATGTTGAAGATATTATAAAAGATGTATTACAAACTTACGGGTATCGTGAAATAAGGACCCCTGCTTTTGAACATACAGAGTTGTTTGTTCGGGGAATCGGTGAAACAACGGATATTGTAAATAAGGAAATGTTTACATTTCAGGATAAAAAAGGGCGTAGTCTAACATTGCGTCCCGAAGGTACGGCACCTGTAGTAAGGGCATATCTTGAACATAATTTAGTGCGTGAAAATCCGTTAGTAAAATTATTCTATCTTGGTAGTATGTTCAGGTGTGAAAAGCCACAGGCAGGAAGATACAGGCAATTTAACCAGTTTGGCCTTGAGGCAATCGGCTCACAATCACCCCTGATTGATGCCGAGATTATTGAAGCTTCTCTGGCAATATATAAAAGATTGGGATTATCAAAACTTAATCTTGTGATTAACAGTGTAGGTTGTCGGGAATGCCGGCCTAAATATTTAAGTGAATTAAAAGGGTATTTTCAGGATAAAAAAGAATTATTATGCCCGGATTGCCGGGACAGATATGATAAAAACCCCTTGAGAATACTGGATTGTAAAAATACTCAATGCAGGATGCAGATTGAAAAAAGCCCGACCATTTTTGATTTTCTCTGTCAGGATTGCCAGGATCATTTTCAGAGATTAACTGAATATTTGGATGTGCTCGGAATTGCCTACCAGATAAATCCCTTATTAGTCAGAGGGCTGGACTATTATACAAAAACTGCATTTGAAATTATATCAGGTGAACTTGGTTCTCAAAATGCTGTAGGGGGCGGAGGCAGATACGACTATCTTGTAAGAGAATTAGGCGGAAAAGATACCCCGGCTGTGGGTTTTGCTGCTGGAATAGAAAGAATAATAGCCACTATGGAAAAACAGAAAGTAAAAATCCCGGTCTGGGCAGGAATAAAAGTTTTTGTTGCTACAGTCAGTTCCGAGGATATACCGGCTGCCTTTAAGATTATAAACAACCTCAGGGAAAATGGAATCAGTACTGAGACTGATTATCTGAATAAAAGTTTAAAAGCACAGATGAGGTTAGCAAATAAGTTAAATGTTTCATATGTATTGATTGTCGGACAGGAAGAATTGGCAGAACAGAAAATCACTATTAAAAATATGACAGATGGACATCAGCAAGCAGTTCCTCTAAAGGAAATATCGTCATATATTAGTAATAAATAAAAGAAAAGTTTCTTAATAATATTAAAAAAAGTTTTAATCTCTATTACAGCGAGGAGGGCATTAAATTAATGATTGATGTTAGAATATCAGATGTTGGAAATTATCAGGATAAAGAAGTCCGGATTAAAGGTTGGTTATACAATCAGAGGTCCAGCGGGAAAATAAAGTTTATGATTATGCGTGACGGGACAGGTTTTTTACAGGGAACACTGGTAAAAAACGAGATGGAAGAAAAATATTTTAACCTGCTGGAGGAAATAAATTACGAATCTTCCATTATAGTAGAAGGAGTAATCAAAGAAGATAAACGAGCCCCCAGTGGATATGAAATGTTAGTAAAGACAATTCAGGTTGTCCATAATGCCGAAAAGGATTACCCAATATCTCTTAAGAAGCACGGGGTAGGTTTTTTAATGAATTATCGCCATCTGTGGATGAGAACCCAGAGGCAGAATGCAATCTTAAGAATAAGAACAGAGATTGTAAAAGCTATTCATCAGTTCTTAAACCAAAAGGGTTTTTGTCTGATAGAATCACCAATTTTGACCCCTGCTGCCTGTGAAGGAACCACCACATTATTTGAAACAGATTATTTTGGAGACAAAGCTTTCCTTACACAAAGCGGGCAGCTTTATAATGAAGCATCTGCAATGGCATTTGGGAAAGTATACTGTTTTGGTCCAACTTTCAGGGCAGAAAAATCTAAAACCAGAAGACATTTGATGGAATTCTGGATGGTTGAGCCGGAAGCAGCTTTTTTTGATTTTAACGATAATAATAAATTGCAGGAAGAAATGATTGTTAATATTGTTGAACATGTCCTGAAAAATTGTTCTTTAGAATTAAAGACATTAGAACGTGATATTTCATTATTAGAGAATATCAAATCTCCATTCCCTTACCTTGCTTATGATGATGCTATCAAATTAATACAGAAAGAAGGAAGCCAAACAAAATGGGGTGATGATTTAACGGGTGAGGATGAAACAATAATATCACAGCAATATAAAAAGCCTGTATTTATTCACCATTTTCCTACAAAGTGTAAGGCT belongs to Atribacterota bacterium and includes:
- a CDS encoding type IV pilus twitching motility protein PilT, with product MDYKIQDILIQAKEKGASDVHLNIGIPPVFRLNGKMTKTEFPVLKPEDVHKMIYSIIFEKQKKDFEKDKQLDFSYEIEGVSRFRINIFRHRLGEAAVIRLIPTEILSVEQLGLPDVITTLTEKDKGIVLVTGPTGSGKSTTLAALIDIINIKRYEHIISIEDPIEFIHQHKNCVISQREIGEHADSFASALRVALREDPDVILVGEMRDLETISMALRAAETGHLVFSTLHTNSAADTIERIINAFPAHQQGQARLQLAGSIEAVIAQTLIPTADGQGRIAAMELMLATPAIRNLIRDEKIHQIPSTIQISRKIGMQSLDQSLKDLLMQGKITREAAIKKALNKNAFIEYAGL
- the asnS gene encoding asparagine--tRNA ligase; the encoded protein is MIDVRISDVGNYQDKEVRIKGWLYNQRSSGKIKFMIMRDGTGFLQGTLVKNEMEEKYFNLLEEINYESSIIVEGVIKEDKRAPSGYEMLVKTIQVVHNAEKDYPISLKKHGVGFLMNYRHLWMRTQRQNAILRIRTEIVKAIHQFLNQKGFCLIESPILTPAACEGTTTLFETDYFGDKAFLTQSGQLYNEASAMAFGKVYCFGPTFRAEKSKTRRHLMEFWMVEPEAAFFDFNDNNKLQEEMIVNIVEHVLKNCSLELKTLERDISLLENIKSPFPYLAYDDAIKLIQKEGSQTKWGDDLTGEDETIISQQYKKPVFIHHFPTKCKAFYMKPDPERPETVLGADLIAPEGFGEIIGGGQRIDDYQLIKERIKEFNLPEEDYQWYIDLRKYGSVPHSGFGLGVERTVAWLCNLSHIRETIPFPRMLNKIYP
- the hisS gene encoding histidine--tRNA ligase, with the protein product MLSRAPKGTNDILPNQIDYWYYVEDIIKDVLQTYGYREIRTPAFEHTELFVRGIGETTDIVNKEMFTFQDKKGRSLTLRPEGTAPVVRAYLEHNLVRENPLVKLFYLGSMFRCEKPQAGRYRQFNQFGLEAIGSQSPLIDAEIIEASLAIYKRLGLSKLNLVINSVGCRECRPKYLSELKGYFQDKKELLCPDCRDRYDKNPLRILDCKNTQCRMQIEKSPTIFDFLCQDCQDHFQRLTEYLDVLGIAYQINPLLVRGLDYYTKTAFEIISGELGSQNAVGGGGRYDYLVRELGGKDTPAVGFAAGIERIIATMEKQKVKIPVWAGIKVFVATVSSEDIPAAFKIINNLRENGISTETDYLNKSLKAQMRLANKLNVSYVLIVGQEELAEQKITIKNMTDGHQQAVPLKEISSYISNK
- a CDS encoding sugar phosphate nucleotidyltransferase codes for the protein MKNIALILAGGRGKRFWPHSRFNKPKQLLPSPSGRSMLRDTFERLVPYFNVNDIYIVTTEDLIKPVREIVPEIDMLNYIVEPVGKDTAASIALSTLLITHYRHQDVNLAIFPVDHFITEKDKFYTALNNAFAAIVEEQTPVIIGINPKRNESRYGYICAKKELGKTDDSEIYSVKQFKEKPDNAWIEKNKNNCQLFWNTGIYIFPSKRIMILLKKLMPGLYKSIQEITESIGTLEKGEVIKEQFQKMESISFEYGVLEKIDELVVVDGQFSWEDIGSWNAIESFLQHDADGNIIQGEHTGIDTERCIIINDKGITVTIGLSDMVVINNGPIQLIYPKDREGDLKNIINQMSKDSQFKKYL
- the metK gene encoding methionine adenosyltransferase: MKNNYLFTSESVTEGHPDKIADQISDAILDDLYRQDKESRVAVETLVSTGLVLVAGQISTNGYADITKVVRDTIREIGYTRAKYGFDCDTCAVLTSIEEQSPDIALGVNCAWEIREEKSVPEKDRIASTGAGDQGMMFGYACRETPELMPMPISLAHKLTSKLAYVRKKKIIPYLRPDGKSQVTVQYLDGKPQRIEAIVIAAQHHPNVKLEIIRDDIIENVIKEVIPEKYIDKNTKYYINSTGRFVVGGPQADTGLTGRKIIVDTYGGVGSHGGGCFSGKDPTKVDRSGSYIARYIAKNIVAAGIAEKCEIEIAYAIGVANPISIMVDTFNTGKIPQPQIIDIIKRHFDLRPAAIIETLKLRRPIYKQTAAYGHFGREIEDFTWEKLDKVDDLKGEI
- a CDS encoding type IV pilus twitching motility protein PilT, with amino-acid sequence MNINELLKQTNDLEASDLHITVGVPPTLRINGFLSTLDYPQLKETDTYEMLYSIMNDEQKKKFEKVKEIDFSVELRNVARFRVNVFLHRRGIGGAFRLIPDKIKSLEELGLPGSLEDFTKKSKGLILVTGPTGSGKSTTIASMVDLINENNRLHIITIEDPIEFIHKHKNCIIDQREIGLHTNSFSYALRSALREDPDVILVGEMRDLETIAMAVTAAETGHLVFSTLHTNSAAETVERIIDVFPTHQQRQIRVQLAESLRAVISQTLVPNIDETCRVPVVEIMQANPAIRNIIREERIHMIPSTIQSSKQQGMQSTDQCLRELYHNHIISREVALSKAVDQKYVVSY